The genomic stretch TTCGCGCACCGGCTCCTGTTCAGCAGGCCGCACCGGTTCACAGCCAGCCCGTAGAGCCTGCCGTACCGGCGTATCAACCCGCTCCTGTACACAAACCGGCACCGGCCAGCCCTTACACAACCAGCACTGCGCCCGTTGCACACGCGTCCCCGGCGTCCGCTGATGCTAACCAGCGCTTTAAACAAATGTTTAAACAGCGGGCTCCGCAGCCTGCCGGCGCTTATTTACATCGCGACACACCGCTTCAACCCCTGTTAGAGATGATTGCCTCATGCCGTTAGTTTGCGTTTGTTCACCGAAAGGTGGGGTAGGAAAAACCACGGTGGCCTCGAATCTGGCCTATTCGCTTGCCCGCAGTGGCAGCAAAGTACTGGTCATCGATTTTGATGTGCAGAACGCGCTTCGCCTTCATTTTGGTGTGCCTATTTCCGATACGCGCGGCTTTGTCGCCGGTTCAGGCAACGAATCCGACTGGAGTCAGTTTATTCTCAAAGCGGGTTCAAACACGTTCGTATTACCTTACGGCGAAGTGACGGAAGACCAGCGTCTGGAATTCGAACACCAGTTAGCGTCTGATCCGCATTTTTTACCGCGGGGATTAAACACCGTACTCAATTATCCGGGTTTAATTATTATTGCCGATTTCCCTCCAGGCCCAAGCCCGGCATTAAAAGCTGTTCAGGCTATTGCTGATTTACATGTTGTAGTCATGCTGGCCGACACCGCGTCATTGTCGTTACTGCCCTTAATGGAAAAAAATAAATTAATTGGTACGCCTTTGAATAATAAAAAAGGTGAATATTACGTCGTGAACCAAAGTGACACGCGCAGAACATTAAGCCGCGACGTCACACAATTCTTTGAACAACGTCTGAACGAAAGATTATTAGGCACGATCCACAGGGATGAATGCGTGCCAGAGGCTAACGCCTCGCAGCGCTCTATTATTGATTTTAGTCCGGTATCGGCTTCGGCATTTGATATTGAACTGATCAGCAAGAAAGTCGCCGCCATTTTAGGGATTAAAGTCGGTGATGGTGAATTACACGCCGCGCCTAAATCTGGCAGTTATTAACTATCACTGTTAACAGCGACCCCAAAGCGATGAATAAATTCCTGTTTTCCTTACTTGTGCTTCTGCTGCTGCCGGTGGCAGCAGTGATCATCATCACCCCTATGGACAGCCAGAAGCAGTACATTTTTGGTCTGATCAGCATCGGGCTTTTATTCCTGCTCGGCATCAGCAAGAGCCGGCGTATCAGTGTGGTCATGGTCATCATGTCCGTTATTATGTCGACGCGTTATATTTACTGGCGCGCGACTGAAACACTGCATTTTAATTCAACGATAGAAGCCATCTTAGGGATCGGATTATTCCTCGCCGAACTGTATGTCTGGGTTATTTTATTGCTGGGCTATCTGCAAACAACCTGGCCGCTGAAACGCACCATCGAGCCATTGCCGGATGACACCACGCTGTGGCCTACCGTTGACGTGTATATTCCGTCTTATAACGAAAGTCTGGA from Rahnella sikkimica encodes the following:
- the bcsQ gene encoding cellulose biosynthesis protein BcsQ; protein product: MPLVCVCSPKGGVGKTTVASNLAYSLARSGSKVLVIDFDVQNALRLHFGVPISDTRGFVAGSGNESDWSQFILKAGSNTFVLPYGEVTEDQRLEFEHQLASDPHFLPRGLNTVLNYPGLIIIADFPPGPSPALKAVQAIADLHVVVMLADTASLSLLPLMEKNKLIGTPLNNKKGEYYVVNQSDTRRTLSRDVTQFFEQRLNERLLGTIHRDECVPEANASQRSIIDFSPVSASAFDIELISKKVAAILGIKVGDGELHAAPKSGSY